A stretch of DNA from Paracoccus methylovorus:
TTCATCGGCGTGAACTATTTCGATGGTCAGGGCTTCATGGTGCGCAAGGATCTGGGCGTGTCCTCGGCCAAAGAGCTGAACGGCGCCACGATCTGCATCCAGACCGGCACCACGACCGAACTGAACCTGGCCGACTTTTTCAAGGCCAACGGCATGGACTACCAGCCGGTCAACATCGACAGCAACGCCGAGGGTGAGCAGCAGTATATGGCTGGCGCCTGCGATGCCTATACGACCGATGCCTCGGGTCTGGCCGCCACCCGCGCCTCTTTCGCGGATCCGGAAAACCACATCATCCTGCCCGAGATCATCTCGAAAGAGCCCTTGGGCCCGGCGGTTCGCCATGGCGACAACAACTGGGGCGACATCGCGCGCTGGACGCTTTACGCGCTGATCGCCGCCGAGGAATACGGCGTCACCTCGGCCAATATCGACGAACTGGCGAAATCCTCGCAAAACCCCGAGGTTCAGCGCCTGCTGGGCACCACCGACGACATGGGCAAGATGATCGGCCTTGATGCCGAATGGGCCAAGCGCGCCATCAAAGCCGGTGGCAACTATGGCGAGATCTTTGCCGCCACCATCGGCGAACAGACCCCGATCGGACTTGCGCGCGGGCTGAACGCGCAATGGACCCAGGGAGGGCTGATGTACGCGATGCCCTTCCGGTAAAATCGCAACTGAACAAAGGGCGTGCGGGGGCGCATGCCCCTCGCGCGCCCCCACATGAAAAACCGGCAAGCCAGAGGCCGAAGGCCCGACATCAAAGCCGGTACAGGGGGTTTATAGATGGTCACCTATACGGGGGCGGACAACCCGCCATTCCGGTTGTCGATGCTGATCTATGATCGGCGCTATCGATCGCTGACTCTGCAAGCCATTGTCTTTATTCTTGTCATGCTGATGGCAAGCTGGCTGATCAACAACACGCTGCAAAACCTGTCCGCCATGGGCAAGACGTTCAGCTTTGATTTCCTGTTCCGCCGCGCGGGATACGATATTCCCCAGCAGCTTATACCCTATAATTCCGACGATACCCACCTGCGCGCCGCCATCATCGGGGTGCTGAACACGCTGCTTGTCTCGATCACGGGGTGCATCTCGGCCACGGTGGTGGGGGTGCTGGTGGGGGTGCTGCGCCTGTCCTCGAACTGGCTGATTGCGCGGCTGATGACGATCTATGTCGAAGTGTTCCGCAACATTCCCCTGCTTTTGTGGATTTTGGTGATCCTGGCGGTCTTTACCGAGGTCATGCCCGCCCCTAACGCCTATCGCGGCGAAAACCCGGCTGCGACCATGATCCTGTTCGACACCATCGCGCCGACGAACCGCTACACCGCCGTCCCCTCGCTTGGCATGACCAACCCGCCTGCGACCATTTCGCTGGGGCGTGAAGGGATCAGTTGGGCGTTCATCGCCTTTGTCGTGGTCATCGCTGCCGCCTGGTTCGGTAATCGCCAGCTCAGGAGATGGGCCAAGAACGTGCAGGACCAGACCGGCAAGCGGCCCACGACATGGTGGATCAGCCTTGCGATGTTCGTCCTGCCGGTGCTGTTCCTGATCTGGTATTTCGGCCTGCACCTGATCCCGCCGGTGCTGCGCGGCTTCAACTTTGCCGACGGCACCAATCTGGACAACGCCTTTGTCGTGTTGTGGCTGGCGCTGACGCTTTACACTGGCGCCTTCATTGCCGAAATCGTGCGCGGGGGTGTTCTGGCCGTTAGCCGTGGCCAGACCGAGGCCGCATTCGCACTGGGCCTGCGGCCGCGCCGCACCATGTCGCTGGTCGTATTGCCGCAGGCGCTGCGGGTGATCGTGCCGCCGCTGATCTCGCAATATCTGAACCTGACCAAGAACAGCTCGCTTGCCATCGCCGTGGGCTACATGGACCTGCGCGGCACGCTGGGCGGCACGACACTGAACCAGACCGGGCGCGAGATGGAGTGCATGGTGCTGATGATGGGCATCTATCTGTTGCTCTGCCTGATCATCTCGGCCGGCATGAACATCTTCAACAGCCGCGTCAAGCTGAGGGAGCGTTGAGATGAGCGATACGCATTCCGAAACCGTCGCCTATGTCCGCGAAACCATCCTGCCGCCCGTGCCGCCGCCGCTGGCTGAAACGGGCGTCATCAAATGGCTGCGGGAAAACCTGTTCTCGGGGCCGTTGAACATTGCGCTGACTTTTGTCGGGCTGGGCATCGTCTGGATCGTCGTCAGCACGGTCGGCCCATGGCTTTTTCGCGCGGTGTGGGACGCCGGCAGCATAGCCGAGTGCCGCCAGATCATCGCGGAACGTCATGGCCCCGATGCGAGCGGCGCCTGTTTCGCCCTGATCAAGCATCGCTGGAACCAGTTCGTATTCGGCTTTTACCCGCAGGCGCTTTACTGGCGTCCGGTTCTGGCCTTTGGCCTGCTGTTCCTGGCGCTGGCGCCGGTTCTGTTTTCCGAAAGCGCCCGGGCGCGGCGCATCGTGCTGGGCCTTGCGGTGGTTCTGACCTTTGCCGTCGCTCAGGCGCTTGGCGCGGGCACAGGCGCGCTGCTGGGCATGCTGGTGCTGATGCTGCTTTGGTCGGCGCTGATCGAGATGCGGCCGGGCTGGTCGCTGCTG
This window harbors:
- a CDS encoding amino acid ABC transporter substrate-binding protein yields the protein MKKSVFFGSVTAVALAASGALAAEGDTLKEVKARDVLNCGVNTGLIGFAAPDANGNWSGFDVAFCKAMAAAVLGDATKVKYVPTTGQTRFTALSSGEVDLLARNSTWTFQRDTDLKLDFIGVNYFDGQGFMVRKDLGVSSAKELNGATICIQTGTTTELNLADFFKANGMDYQPVNIDSNAEGEQQYMAGACDAYTTDASGLAATRASFADPENHIILPEIISKEPLGPAVRHGDNNWGDIARWTLYALIAAEEYGVTSANIDELAKSSQNPEVQRLLGTTDDMGKMIGLDAEWAKRAIKAGGNYGEIFAATIGEQTPIGLARGLNAQWTQGGLMYAMPFR
- a CDS encoding amino acid ABC transporter permease, giving the protein MVTYTGADNPPFRLSMLIYDRRYRSLTLQAIVFILVMLMASWLINNTLQNLSAMGKTFSFDFLFRRAGYDIPQQLIPYNSDDTHLRAAIIGVLNTLLVSITGCISATVVGVLVGVLRLSSNWLIARLMTIYVEVFRNIPLLLWILVILAVFTEVMPAPNAYRGENPAATMILFDTIAPTNRYTAVPSLGMTNPPATISLGREGISWAFIAFVVVIAAAWFGNRQLRRWAKNVQDQTGKRPTTWWISLAMFVLPVLFLIWYFGLHLIPPVLRGFNFADGTNLDNAFVVLWLALTLYTGAFIAEIVRGGVLAVSRGQTEAAFALGLRPRRTMSLVVLPQALRVIVPPLISQYLNLTKNSSLAIAVGYMDLRGTLGGTTLNQTGREMECMVLMMGIYLLLCLIISAGMNIFNSRVKLRER